The following are encoded together in the Juglans microcarpa x Juglans regia isolate MS1-56 chromosome 2D, Jm3101_v1.0, whole genome shotgun sequence genome:
- the LOC121248844 gene encoding geranylgeranyl pyrophosphate synthase, chloroplastic-like — MAFSATISSCQTSPFLNNPRNVLENPTRIPFVHLKRVPMKTRATHIVKSSLFQPLLTEEVMTKSLQQTPLRTSQFEEYMATKAKKVNKALSEAVPLQHPLKIHEAMRYSLLSSGKRVRPILCIASCELVGGDESLAMPVSCAAEMIHTMSLIHDDLPCMDNDDLRRGKPTNHKVFGEETAVLAGDALLSLAFEHVAAKTTKVSPDRVIQAIVELGSAVGSEGLVAGQVMDLCSEGTEVNLSELEYIHVHKTAKLLEASAVCGVIMAGGNVIEIEKVRNYARCVGLLFQVVDDILDVTKSSEELGKTAGKDLASDKATYPKLMGIDKANKFARILADQAMQELAYFEPTKAAPLCYLADYIANRKN; from the coding sequence ATGGCCTTCTCTGCAACCATCTCAAGTTGCCAGACTTCACCCTTTCTCAACAACCCCAGAAATGTCCTAGAAAACCCCACTAGAATCCCATTTGTGCACCTCAAACGTGTTCCTATGAAAACTAGAGCCACCCATATTGTAAAATCATCTCTGTTCCAACCACTACTTACTGAAGAAGTAATGACCAAGTCCCTGCAACAAACCCCTTTACGCACATCCCAATTCGAAGAATACATGGCCACGAAGGCAAAAAAAGTGAACAAAGCATTGAGTGAGGCCGTGCCTCTGCAACATCCCTTGAAAATCCATGAGGCAATGAGATACTCGCTTCTTTCCAGTGGAAAGCGTGTCCGTCCGATTTTATGCATTGCTTCGTGTGAATTGGTGGGAGGGGATGAGTCCTTAGCGATGCCGGTTTCTTGTGCTGCCGAGATGATCCACACCATGTCACTAATCCACGATGATCTTCCTTGCATGGACAACGATGATCTTCGGCGCGGCAAGCCCACAAACCACAAGGTTTTCGGCGAAGAAACTGCTGTCTTAGCTGGGGATGCACTCCTCTCCCTTGCCTTCGAACACGTAGCAGCCAAGACCACAAAAGTTTCTCCCGACCGCGTCATCCAAGCCATTGTAGAGCTTGGTTCGGCCGTCGGCTCAGAAGGGCTTGTGGCGGGGCAAGTAATGGACCTTTGTAGCGAGGGAACAGAGGTGAATTTGAGTGAGTTGGAGTACATTCATGTCCATAAAACAGCGAAGCTCCTTGAGGCTTCAGCTGTGTGTGGGGTGATAATGGCAGGTGGGAACGTGATTGAGATAGAGAAGGTGAGGAATTATGCGAGATGTGTAGGGCTGTTATTTCAGGTGGTGGATGATATTTTGGATGTAACAAAGTCGTCGGAGGAGCTGGGAAAGACGGCCGGGAAGGATTTGGCAAGCGACAAGGCTACATATCCTAAGCTAATGGGCATCGACAAGGCCAACAAGTTCGCCCGCATACTGGCGGATCAAGCAATGCAAGAGCTTGCATACTTCGAACCCACAAAAGCTGCCCCCTTATGCTATTTAGCTGACTACATTGCCAATCGAAAGAATTAG